A stretch of Gossypium hirsutum isolate 1008001.06 chromosome A06, Gossypium_hirsutum_v2.1, whole genome shotgun sequence DNA encodes these proteins:
- the LOC121230895 gene encoding probable hexosyltransferase MUCI70 yields MNGGSLGIRSGSYSSLDKKQQQNDVLLPIQTPSTTKTKPYSKMFKDKEKLFHWACKFAGRKRVRMFLLLAISAAVFVWVFYVGKDEDQENHNGHKVNDSLPLNSSETPPMNEVQTVGIVNRVYFPIDVERTEVRVMPPPPPSYFLGYTLPPGHPCNSFTLPPPPADKKRTGPRPCPVCYIPMEDAIALMPKVPSFSPVVKDLTYVYEENLNKETEFGGSDFGGYPTLKQRDDSYDIRESMNPHCGFVKGRKPGHGTGFDIDDNDLLHMEQCRGVVVASAIFGAFDVIQQPKNISEYSKRTICFYMFADEETEADLKANGGLDETRKIGVWRIVVVRNLPYTDGRRNGKIPKLLTHRLFPNARFSLWIDGKLELVVDPYQILERFLWRTNATFAISRHYKRFDVFDEAEANKAAGKYDNASIDFQVDFYKKEGLTPYSEAKLPIKSDVPEGCVIIREHVPITNLFSCLWFNEVDRFTSRDQISFSTVRDKIAAKTGWMVNMFLDCERRNFVVQQYHKEVLAYLAQMAPPVINPPPPPTSSRSFVR; encoded by the exons ATGAATGGGGGTTCATTGGGGATTCGTTCAGGGAGTTATAGTTCTTTAGATAAAAAACAGCAACAAAATGATGTCTTGTTACCCATTCAAACACCTTCAACGACAAAAACTAAACCTTATTCGAAAATGTTTAAAGACAAGGAGAAATTGTTTCATTGGGCCTGTAAATTTGCTGGTCGGAAAAGAGTTAGGATGTTTCTCCTTTTAGCCATTTCAGCTGCTGTTTTTGTTTGGGTTTTCTATGTCGGCAAAG ATGAAGATCAAGAAAATCACAATGGGCATAAGGTAAATGATAGTTTGCCTCTAAACAGTTCCGAAACTCCTCCAATGAACGAAGTGCAAACTGTCGGAATTGTAAATCGGGTGTATTTTCCGATCGATGTGGAAAGAACTGAAGTTCGAGTAATGCCTCCGCCGCCGCCTTCGTATTTTTTAGGCTATACTCTTCCTCCAGGGCATCCTTGCAACAGTTTCACTTTACCCCCTCCACCGGCCGATAAAAAACGGACTGGGCCACGTC CTTGTCCTGTATGTTACATTCCTATGGAGGACGCTATCGCCTTGATGCCGAAAGTCCCGTCATTTTCGCCCGTAGTTAAAGATTTAACATATGTTTACGAGGAAAACTTGAATAAAGAGACGGAGTTCGGAGGTTCCGACTTTGGTGGGTATCCTACTTTGAAGCAACGGGATGATTCATACGATATAAGAGAGTCAATGAATCCGCATTGCGG ATTTGTTAAAGGAAGAAAACCCGGACATGGGACAGGGTTTGATATCGATGACAACGATCTTCTCCATATGGAACAATGTCGTGGAGTGGTTGTTGCATCGGCAATATTCG GAGCTTTCGATGTCATACAACAGCCGAAGAACATTAGCGAATATTCCAAACGAACCATATGCTTCTATATGTTTGCGGATGAAGAAACCGAAGCCGATTTGAAAGCTAATGGTGGTCTAGACGAGACTAGGAAGATCGGAGTGTGGAGGATCGTTGTTGTCCGTAATCTTCCTTACACCGATGGAAGACGCAACGGAAAG ATTCCGAAGCTTCTAACGCATAGGCTATTTCCGAATGCTCGTTTTTCTTTATGGATTGATGGGAAACTTGAGCTTGTTGTTGATCCATATCAAATTCTTGAGAG GTTTCTATGGAGAACGAATGCCACTTTCGCAATTTCTAGGCATTATAAACGCTTTGATGTATTCGATGAAGCCGAGGCAAATAAAGCTGCTGGCAAATACGATAACGCCTCCATCGACTTTCAAGTCGATTTCTATAAAAAGGAGGGTCTAACCCCATATTCCGAGGCTAAACTTCCCATCAAGAGTG ATGTTCCCGAAGGATGTGTGATAATACGAGAACATGTTCCGATTACCAACCTCTTTTCTTGTCTTTGGTTCAATGAAGTCGATCGTTTTACTTCCCGAGACCAAATTAGTTTCTCAACCGTTAGAGACAAGATCGCGGCGAAGACAGGTTGGATGGTTAACATGTTCTTGGATTGTGAACGCCGTAACTTTGTCGTTCAG CAATATCATAAGGAAGTTTTAGCGTATTTGGCTCAAATGGCTCCTCCGGTTATTAACCCGCCACCGCCGCCGACGTCGTCACGGTCTTTCGTCCGATGA